The nucleotide sequence ACTACTGTTATTAACCAGCTCTTCAGAATGAGAAGTTACAAGTACAACTGCTCCACTCTCTTGTCATACGACACATGATAGATCCACCAATTGCCCAGAATTCCAATCACATGCAGTACTGTTCTGTCCTTTAATTCGACCGTCCCAATAGAAAAGAACTTGTAGTCTTCGGTATCAACTTTTCTTGTCTGGATGACCTGAAGGCAAATGAAGAAGGGTTATAACTATAAAATTAGTACATAAAAGGAGCGCTGAGGAACTAAATATTGTCATGCATATGGATTGACCTTGCTGACACTATCCATTACTTCACCAAAAATCATGTGTCGTATTTATGGACAGAGGTAATACAACTTAATTGAATTGACATTATACCTAAATTTCAATGACAGCAAATTTCTTTTGTTTGCGGCGACAGAAAGCATGGAAGAGAGCTGCAAGCATAAGCATAGTATCTCAAAAGCTGCAGTCGACTAGTTCTGTCCAGGTGATGGTGTAACTCCACCGAAGCAGCACAGGAACAATTTACCAAATCataaactagtactccctccgtccgaaaaaacttgtcatcaaaatggacaaaaaggggtgtatctagaactacatccagatacattcccttttattcattttgatgacaggtatttacagacggagggagtacttgaaataCAGGAAAAGGAACACAAGTGCCGAAACATCCAATTAAAAGATAAGAGGTCTGCAGTTCTCCATCAGGAACCAAGGGAGAATCGTGAAGCTTTGCATACTTTCTGCCTAATTATATTCTCTACTCCACAAGTACAAGTCAATTTTTACTTCATGATCTTTTGAATAGTTTCGACTATGGTTAAGGTCATTTTTTACCTTCAGGAACCAAAGAAAAATCACAAGGCTTTGCAGTTCTTCATTCTTTTTGCAGAAATTTTGATTATGATTTTTCTGGGGCAATATACTAGCTGCAAAACTAAACTTTAATAGATACGGTCCATGTCTTTCTATGGCTCCTCGCCAATAACAGAATTCTCACGTGTGATAACATTCAAAAGCACCCAAATGTTAAAGACAGGGTAATAAGGCATGCTTGTTTTGTGCTGAGAATCAATCAGTGCATAACTTGTTTTTTGGCTGTGTTGTGGTGGCCAAACAAGAGTGGAAAATTATCTCTGGTATATTCGGTGTCCAGCTAGGTTCTGACTTTGAATATGTTTGCCGTTGGTGGTTGAGTAAACAATAAGAATGCAATTCTGAATTTGTTATGCTAGGCTAATCTCTGGTCAATAACTCAATATGGTCTTTACAGAATCAACTTTGTTTTCAGAGCAAAAACTGGCATGGTAGAATAATGCTCTGGAAACTGATGTCACACATTGGAAGATGGAAGATGCTATTCAAAGATCCTCATTCAAGACTGCTTGACCGCAACCTGCTACTCCTCAAGAGGATGAGAGGATAACTGATGAGGGTTGCCCAGAAGTGAAGATGATCAAGTGTGGATTTGCCCCCTTCGAGTTAGGTGTAgcggagatgcgcatgttgagacGGATGTTCAAACTGTTTTCAGAAAAGGGTATAATCTTCTTAATGTGTTCAAGTTTAGGGGGGTATTTTGGGGGTTCTTCGATTGTGCAAAGGCTAAAAATAAAATGTGAATGAAAGTTCATGACCATATGGAAAGCACTTCAAAATGTAATGTGGTGTAGAACCATTAAACTACTCCAAACCGTGTTACAAAATGCAGGTATATGTAATATAGCTCTCTTAGGGGGGAAAAGCATGAAGCTCACCTCCTCCTTCCACAATACAGGATTTTGCTGCACCTTCCCTTGATGAATCTGAAACAGTAAAACATATATCAGGTAACAGAAGAAGGAAAAACATACAACATCCTCTCATAAGTTTGTTATTTTGGGTAGCATAAATAAATCTCAAACGATGCTACAATCATTCCACATTAAGCACCATCAAACTGTAAACATGAATATGTTCTTTTATAAGATGCCATAATAATTTAACTAACCTCCTGAAGAAACAAGTATATGGAATAGGGGTCAGGCCTTGTAGAGTAGAGAAGAAGCAATGTGTTGATGGCAAGAACCATTGGTTTCCGCCAACCATACACAATCAAGAGAATCAAACCGATAGGCAGCTGAAATTTTCTGACCAAATTCCAGAATTTCCTAAGAACTTGTTTCGAATGTGGTGAGAGCACAGTGATGTCTTTTGATGGGCTCTTTGGCGGTCGCTCTGTGATGCAAGAAATTACACACAGGAAAAATGTGCATTAGGATAATAATAGTGACTAGCATTTGGATTATCTGTAGCTAGGTCTAAGTATGTATAACAACTTAGATTAAGTTTTTCAAGGGGAAATCTGAATGAAATTGGACTATAGGACATATTATCAACTTCACTAAACTCTGTCCAATACTCCAATACATACCTAAATACCAGATCATACATAAGCATGCTCAGGAAAAAGAACAATCATATCGGGGAAATGCActaaatgtttttctccatgtgagCAAGCACTAGAAGGAAAAAACATATACTGTACATTCTAATGTGCCTGGTGTCTGTGGCAAGAAATTACCTTGTGCCTCCGCGACCTTTGTGGGATAAAGCATGACAGCAATTGCGGTGCCGCCGGTCCCAAATCCCCTCAGCAGACCTAGAATAATGGTTAAAGTCAGTGAGCATAATCCTGGTCAACTAACATTGTAGACCAAGACATGGCTATCTGAGATATGTTTTTGAGACAAATACAAGGAGAGCTTGAAGGATGTCCACGGCGCACTGACAAATACTGTAACCGTAGCACACGATCCTAACCCCTTAGGCTACCTGGAAGCTTCGGACGAACTCCGGGGGGCACCCTCGCGGCCAGCAGATCCCGGAGCATGGGGGCGCGAGCCTGAAACGCGGGGGCCGAGCTCGAACACCGCGACCAGACGCCCTGCAACGCGTGCCTGACAGGAACTGGTAGGGAGTCGAGTCAGCGCGTGGATCAAGCAAACGAGGACGCCGGAGAAGCAAGGAACTCACGGGTAGGGCTGTCGGCGGCAGGGCCGCGGAGGGCGGAGAAGGCGCGGGCGGGGGCGAAGTGGGGAGAGGGGACGCCCCGCCGGAGATGCGCCGCCATGGCGGCGCCGCTCGCCAGTCGCCTCCACGCCATTGTCGGCCCCCTCCCTTGGTCTCGGCCAGGATCGAGCGGCCCTGGCAGTGGTAGCTTGGCttcggaggacgaggaggagaactcCGGAGACGGCGGGGCGAGAACGGGGAGTCGAGTCACCGTCAGTGCTCGTTGGATCGAGGCTCgtgcccacccccacccccgccccccctTCCGTCATAGACGCATGGCACTCATGTGCGAAGCGTGCTCGGCAATTTATGAAGGGGTGGGGAGCCAACTTGGGCCGTGACACCAGGGAGCGTAAGAGGGCGCTGCTGACTGCGATCCAGGCCCTTGACCTCCGGGCTGACGCGGTTGGTCTCTACTCGGACGAGTGGCTGTCCCGCTATGACCTCGAGGACCAGCTCTTCGTGATCTACACTGATGAGGAGGCCTATTGGCGTATCCGGGGCGCTCAGCGTTGGGTCTTGAAGGGTGACGCGAATACGGCTTACTTCCAGGCGATCGCCTACGGGCGTCGCAGACGCAACACCATCCCCTGCCTTTGGGATGGAGCCTCTCTCCTTCAGGACCCCCGGGACATCCGCTCCCATGTTGATGGGTTCTATCGTTCCCTCTTCTCCCCCGCTCCTCGGAGCGGTCTCTCTCTCGCCCTTGATTGTTGGACCGGCGCCCATCTGGTTTCTGAAGCCGATAACACATCCCTGACGGCCCCCTTCTCTAAACAGGAGGTCTGGGAGGCCATCAGGGATATGAACTCCTCCTCGGCGCCGGGCCCTGACGGTCTTCCGGTCATCTTCTTCCAGACCTTCTGAAACGTGATTAAGCCTAAGATCATGGCCATCTTCGAGGAATTCTTCGTGGGCTCGATTGACCTTGGCCGCCTCAACTTTGGGACCATCTCCCTCATTCCTAAGGTCCCTGGGGCGACGGACATCCGCCAGTTCCGCCCGATTACGGTCATCAACGTGATCTTTCGGATCCTGGCcaaggggtacgccaatagggtgaccctgcttgtTGACCGGATCACTCACCCTAACCAATCTGCCGCCGCCGGAGCCTGACTAAATCCCCGGCGCGGGTCTcgctttgttttttctttttctttgggcttGTTGAGTTGCGCCCTCAGCAGAACCTTATGACTTTGTTGTGgtacttgggtgtgtgtgtgtggacttgGTGTGGTTGTATGTCCTTTGGCGGtctgctttatttataaagcggggcgaaagcctttttcggtagaaCGGGGAGCTTCCGCTTGTGCTGTCCCCGCTGCCGAGTCCCGTTCCGTCTCGCCGAGTTTTGGGCCGTGTGGGCTGTTAGGGGTTTTGGACTGTTCACCGCCGAGCTCAAGAGCATGCTAGGCCCAACACTAACCAAGCCCATATGCCCAGTGCGCCTGCTCCAAAAGAGTGGACGCGAACAAGACGAGGGTTTTGGTTGGTCGATCCGTCAAAAAAAAAGACCGGTCGGAGACGGCGCTCTCCTCCTCCGGCCAGGCCGACGCACGACCGCCGCCGATCCGTGCCGTTCTTCTCTCCCGTTCGTTCTGACGGCGGCGCCCTTTCCTCTGTTCCGTCTCCGTCTGAAGAAAACAGCTCCAACCTCGGTTCGTTAGCTCCTAAACTTCAGATGCTTATAGGATCATGTCTTCCCTTCTTCCGATTTGGATGGTTGATTGACAGATGAAATTGTAGTCCTTAGCTTTGTTGTTACGGTTAATTTTTATGCCCAGTCACATGATTTTCCTGCTAAAGGCAAATAAACTTTAGTGTCGCTCAGCAGAACGCAAGATGTCGGTTCAGCAGGTGGATGTTATCTCGTAGATTTGCATCGATTCTAGTTATTATGTCCGAGATTTCTTCCTTGATTTCATTTTCCCAGCTATTCCAGATATGTCTCTACATTATTGTGTGACCTATGGGTTCTTTGTTGTCTGCTTAGAGATTTAGAGATAAATAGGTCGGTACCTTTGTTCTTTCCAAAGATGAACACATGAATCTTTAATATATACTTGAAAGAATGATTTTTCGTATATCGATGATACTTGATTATACATGTTTCAGAATTTCGATTCTTGTACTTTAATTGACGACTTAATGTCCAAAGGAGTATGTTAGCAAAAACATATAGTTTCGGTTCTATTTATGCAACTTGCTCAGGAGCACCTAGGTCCTCATGGAGGAGGTTTTCATGTGTTCAGTCGGAACAGTATTATCTCATAGACTCGTATTTCTGATTGTTGTTTCTGGATCCCTTCTTTCTTTATTATTTCGGCAATTTCAGATACTTGGGATGATAATTACTTCGATGTTGTTCCTTATTGTAACACATGAATTTTCACCAGTATAATAGTTATCTTTATCGCTATCGCTAAAGTGACCTTATAGCCCTGCTATGCTTAACTCTGATTCTCATTCATTTCTGTGCAGTGCTCTGCGTACCTATTGAACTTCAGGATTACCATACTTGCACACTACATTGCTCGATGGAGGATCTCCCGGAGGAACTGTTTGCAGAGTTTCTCAAAAGGATCACCAGGACAAGTGATCTGAATTCTCTTTCCCTTGTGTCGAAGCAGCTCTACAAGATTGAGGGAGATCAGAGGGGTGCTATCCATGTTGGCTGTGGCCTTTTCCCTGCTACAGAAGCCTTGGCATCGCTGTGCACCCGATTCCCTAATTTGTGTAAAGTGGAAATCGACTACTCTGGTTGGACGGCAGGCCATGGCAATCAGTTGGACAACCAAGGTCTCTCTGTGTTATCATCTCACTGCCCCTCGCTGACTAGTCTCGGTTTAAGCTTTTGCTCATACATCGATGACTCTGGTCTTGGTTATCTAGCCTGTTCCAAGAAACTAGCGTCCCTCAGGTTGACCTCCACACTAAACATAACTTCAAGAGGGCTTCTCGCCGTGGTTGTTCGTTGCAAGAGTCTTTCTGCTCTCCACCTTATTGACTGCCATAAAGTAGGTAGCAAAGATTGGTTGGAGTACCTTGGCTCTGTAGGATCATTGGAAGAGCTTGTAGTAAAGAAGTGTGAGGGCATCAGCCAGGATGACCTCCTGAAGTTTGGTCCAGGATGGATAAATCTACAGAAGTTTGTGTTTGAAATCAAGAAAAGATTCTTTCGTAATGACGGGGCTGGGCCTAATGAGGGCTATGATCCCTCATACAACCCTCATAGCCTGAATATGTATGATTTCAGTTGTGAGGATATGAAGGACTTGAGGTTGGCAGGTATCGAAATTGCGACAGAAAAAGGACTTCGTTTTCTCTTTGGGAGGTGCAAAGCACTGGAGAAGCTTTGCTTGGAGTATGTTCGGGGTCTAAATGACAACGACATGATTGCATTATCCCAGAGCTGCAACAATCTTAAAAGCATCTCACTTTGGCTGGATCCTCAGAATTATTACGATACTTTCAGGACGGCATTTACTGATAACAGCCTTAAGGCTCTATCTCTCAGTTGCCCTATGCTTGAGAGTGTTGATCTCACATTTTCAGGCTGCTCTGCCATGTACACGTCAGAAATAGGCTTCACACGGAAGGGCCTAGTGTCTCTCATTAAGTCTTGCCCGATTCGTCTAATCGTGCTAAGGGGTGCCAACTTCTTTAATGACAAAGGGATGAAGGCCCTCTCATCTGCTCCATTACTGGAGACACTCGAGCTTGTGGATTGCAAGGCCATAAGTAATGCTGGGCTACGGTTCATTGTGCGTGCCCCATGCTTGATTAATCTCACGCTCCGGCTCTGTGACCGCGTGACTAATGCTGGAGTATCGAAGCTGGCACATTCACAGAAGTTAGAGTCTCTGATCATTGAACGTTGTTCCCGGGTCTCTGAGCAGGCTGTGCGTGGGGCTGCCAGATCAGTTCAAGTCTGTACCACTCAGCGAGCTGGAAAAACTGTTCACAATTTCGTGCAGTTGATGAAGTGGCCTCCAAAATTTGTCAGTTCAAAACCCTCTTTTGAAGTGATCAAGGTGTTGCTGACTGCTGAGTGCTGGCTCCGTTATGCTTCTCTGTCTTCTCCTTACCTCTCTGACCTTGTTTTTGCTTGGACCTTTTGTTGCCGTTATTTGCCTTTGTGCGAGAGAATCTGCAGGGGATTTTGGACTGCGTACCGGTGCACTTTTCTTGCTCTTGTAGTTTATTTTCCTCAGGTTGATGTTTCCGAAATTCAGTTACCTACGTGGTTGGGCTGTAAGGTTTTTGCTGCCCAAATTATCAAATTTTGTGAAACTGATATTGCAGAAGTAGTTGTGTGGTAAGCGTAAAAATAAGTAGTTTTCGAGACTTATGTACCAGTACTAATATATCTTTTTATTGTGATATTTGTTATACTTACACATGAATTATCAAAAATTGTTGGCATGCACATAAATCGACATTACATTGAGTTGTCAGAGTTTTGTTGGCCTCTACATAGTAACAAAACCTGCTTTTCGCCCGTTTTGTTTCTTTCAAAACGGCACATGCAGTGTACCGTCACTTGATTCAGAAAACCCTGAAATGAAATATAAAGGTCATTTGATTGAAGGAAAAGCATCCAAAAGATTTGAGTGATAGAAGTTTTTTGTAAGATATAGTGAAAAACAATCGTTACCAAAAAAACTTAATATTCAATTGCACAAATGAAACAACTCAGATAACAAAGGTTTCTAAGAATTTCATTTCTCCATTTTTCTATAGAAAGATGCCCAAGATAGAAATAAAAAaacaaggatatgatttcctttgaCAAGCGAGCGTTCTAAGGGCATCTACAAGGCTACCCCTCAAACGGACTCCCTCAAATGTCCGTGGACATCTGGCCGGGCGAATGTCATCCAACGTTCTCCCTCAAATAATTGCCTCATCCATCTTTTTAATACGCTGAATATTGAAAACAATCAAAGATAGATACCATGATCCATCAATAATTGAAAGATAAATATTCCAATACAACAATAATTCAACATAAAGTTTGAAAAAAAAGTTTAATTTAAATTCAGTTTATTTGGACACAAGCTCTAGTTGTCTATATGAACCGTCCACAAATGCTCCATCATACCATTTTAAAGTTGTGTTTGGGTTCCTCGACTGGGAATCTGATAATGCATCCGGAGAAAATTGCTCAAACGTTGCTGCTTTCTGCTCAAGAAACCGGACAAGATCATACATCTATTCAAATCCATTACTTGGTGAATTgcctcaccctcatcctcaacaATCATGTTGTGCGTGATCACATAAATTGTCATCACCTCTCACATTGTCTCTGGATCTCATTGTTTGGTAGGTCCGTAAACAACTACAAAACGTGCTTTGATCACTCCAGATGTCCTCTCAGCATCCTTTTACTTGCAACAACGTGTGATTTTTGGTTACCTAGTGGATTGGAGATGGTCTTGACAAAAGTCGCCCACGAAGGATAGACACGATCACAAAGATAGTACCACATCTTGTACTCATGCCCATTTATGGTATAGTTGCACGCAGGAGCTTCGCTCGCACACATCCTTGCAAACAATGGAGACCGTGCATCATGTTGATCTCATTATGAGACCCTGGCATGCCAAATAAAGATTGTCAAATCTGAAGATCTTGTGATGCAACTAGTTCAAGAATGACAGTGGGATTTTTTTGCTGGCCTTCACACTGCATTTGTTATTACCAGTGCATGCAATACAAGGATCCGAGCATATGTGGAAACCCTCTCGCTTCTCCCATTGTCATGAGCCTTGTCGTGACTTCGACATTTATTTCTCTCAAGTACTCCGGTCCAAACACCTTGACCACTTTCTTAGAAAATCTGAGTTTAGGTTCAAGGCATGTGCTCCCAAACATTCAGAGGTACTCATCCCACTAGTTTGCGGTTGTGGCAACACAAGCATCCTCACAACATTCATGCACTTCTGGAGACCATGGAACCAATACAACCAACTACATCCTTCTTGAGCTTCAAGTAATCATCATATGCCCTGAAACCTTCCATGTTGTGCAAGAGCAATGGTCGCTACATATAATACCAACCTCGGAAATAGCGGCCGAATAGCACATCATGTGCAAAGTATTCCTCGTGGAGATCAACACGCTCCTGTGCATGGTGTTGATTCAACTCACGATGTCCCGGCGttgagcccttgaagttgagaaaAATGCTCCTATGCAAGATCCATTTCATCCAGAATTGCCATCAGTATTGCCAGTTCAATATCATCTTCGTTATCATCCGACGAAGACGAATCCATAAACTCTCCACGTCAAAGTACTCCTCATCTGAATTCATCATGTTTGCTTCAAAGTAAACAACAAAAGCGTCAAAAAAATGCGGTCTGGCATTTGACCGAACACTTCCGCATGCAGCGCACATCCTCCTCCCTTTGCTAGTTTCTAAGTGCGCCGACCCATTTAGTCCTTTGCCTCAATGGGTTTTTTTGGctaattttctttgtgttttactTCTGTTTTGCCGGGTTTTTCTTGTTCAGTTTTAATTTATTATTTAtcatttccctttttattttaaaCTCTTGATTTTTTAAAACTCATCCTTTAAAAAAATATTGCAATTAGGAGAACAATTGCAAATATTTATCTGTGAAGTTTTCGTATTTCACCAATTTTAAAAATTAGGAGAACAATTGCAAATATTTTCCAGAGACTACAGTAGCATAAGATGAGTAAAAGAAACAATGAACTGAAGGGGAACGctgcatgaaaataaaaaaaattatgttcTTCGTGTGAACACAATTATATATTTCCATGAATATTTATTTAtatccatgaacttttttgaattttgtgAAAAAATGGTACAAATTGTTTCTACATGTTAAAACATTTACTAAAAGTTGTGTGAACAAATTTTCtatttttatgaacatttttaaacatatgaacatattttagttgcgtgCACAATTTTTTAAATGGCACATAAATTTTTTTTTATGTTATGATTTTTTGAGGAAAAAAATTATGCGAACAAATTTTTATCCTTTCATGAACATTCTTAGATGTCATGAAGCATTTTATAAATATGTGAAAACTGTTTCTTAATGGGACAAACGTATTTTTAAATCATGAACTTTTAAAAATATAGGAACATTTATTAAAATGTGAGAAAAAAATCAATTTTCATATTGTAGATGCATGAAACATTTTCAAAAGTTTCAACAACAATGAAACCCAATAACAGTCGCGCAAAGGGCGCCCTCTCGGCTATGCCACGTCGGATTTTGGATGGTTGCGCGAGGAGCTGAGATAGGCACACGGTTGGCTTCGTCGCTGCCCCACAACCCACTTCCTGCCTCTTTCTTCTGGACGAAGGAAGAGATCACGAGATACGGTCGCCCTGCTCCAACCCACTTCTCCTCCCCACGCACGCCAcctcctttccccctctccctctcagaCCCACTCGCCGCGAAGACTAGAGGCAGAACGCGGCACGCGTCGGTCGACGAGGAGGAGCTGCGCCGCCGCCGGAGCACCGACTGCATCTACTACCTCGCGCTCCCCGTTGACCTTCAAGAAGGTACccctgcgtctctctctctctcttcgcgaGCTGATGCGCCGCCGAACGGCAAGGGCCATCCATTCGGTTTTGATCTGACCGGGGGCCTCCTTCTCCTCTGGTCTACGATTCGAGCTGCGCTCATGCGCGCGCACGATTTCGTCTTAGTTTCTAACAAGCGACCGAGCTCTGCTCTGCTCGGTGCCGGTAAATTCGACGGTTTCAATCGAGATCTGTTTGTTCGTTATAGAAGCTGATTCAGCTGAGCCCTTATATTGCTGCTGCTTCTATCCGGTAACATCTCAGGGAAAGCATTCTCCAGTTGTTTGTGAACGCCATTGCTCAGGGCTCCATGTGCACATTCACAAACATTAGTCGCCAATGGAGCAGAGCGCCATTGCTGATGTAGCTTAAAATGGTGATCAGTGACCGACTGAGTGTGCTTGAAGTTTGAGGTGGAGTGCAAGGAGGAGGACACCCGGGTGGAGATCTACTGCGCCGCCAAGCCGGGGCTACTGCTGTCGATGGTGAGCACACTGTCCCTCAACATCCAGCAGTGCGTCGTCGACTGCTTCAACGACTTCGCCATGCACGCCTCCTTCTCCAAGGTACCAATGATTCCATCCATGGACTCGTCACTTCACCAGCAAACATGGATgaattcatcttcttcttcagctagATCATCTGTTAAGTCACCAATTCCAGCTGATTGATTCGAGTTTTATATGCAGATGCAGAGGGAGATGTGCTGCTGGATCTTATAAGGAGGTCACTCTGACAAGACTGGCTAGCTGTGATTCTCGTGGGAATAAAGAGGATGGGACCTGTGATTGTCATGGATCTGGAGGTGACACTGATCAGGAAGGTAAGTTTACTACGATCTGGAGTAATATTACTAGATTGCAAATCATGAATTTAGTAGTTACTGCAGAATATTGGTTAGTTGGTTCAGTTTACCTTTCATGTTTATATGGTCTAACGACATCTGACATAGCAGATGCTTGGTCCAGCTGGAGATAGCTTACATGGTTTTATTTCACCATAATATATTTCCAACAAGATCGTTCCCTATTGTTTCCTGAAGAAAACTAACGATCAAACTGTAGAAAAAACATTGTTTAGAGGAGTTAATATACAATTTGTTGTCTTGCAATTGGCTTCTAAAATTTACAGCAGGAGTACGCAATGAGTTTGAACAAATGAATGCAAAACCTAGCAGATTTTGCGATGTTACTGTTTCTTGATATCTTCCTCA is from Triticum aestivum cultivar Chinese Spring chromosome 3A, IWGSC CS RefSeq v2.1, whole genome shotgun sequence and encodes:
- the LOC123060263 gene encoding uncharacterized protein translates to MAWRRLASGAAMAAHLRRGVPSPHFAPARAFSALRGPAADSPTLPVRHALQGVWSRCSSSAPAFQARAPMLRDLLAARVPPGVRPKLPGLLRGFGTGGTAIAVMLYPTKVAEAQERPPKSPSKDITVLSPHSKQVLRKFWNLVRKFQLPIGLILLIVYGWRKPMVLAINTLLLLYSTRPDPYSIYLFLQEIHQGKVQQNPVLWKEEVIQTRKVDTEDYKFFSIGTVELKDRTVLHVIGILGNWWIYHVSYDKRVEQLYL
- the LOC123057888 gene encoding F-box/LRR-repeat protein 14: MEDLPEELFAEFLKRITRTSDLNSLSLVSKQLYKIEGDQRGAIHVGCGLFPATEALASLCTRFPNLCKVEIDYSGWTAGHGNQLDNQGLSVLSSHCPSLTSLGLSFCSYIDDSGLGYLACSKKLASLRLTSTLNITSRGLLAVVVRCKSLSALHLIDCHKVGSKDWLEYLGSVGSLEELVVKKCEGISQDDLLKFGPGWINLQKFVFEIKKRFFRNDGAGPNEGYDPSYNPHSLNMYDFSCEDMKDLRLAGIEIATEKGLRFLFGRCKALEKLCLEYVRGLNDNDMIALSQSCNNLKSISLWLDPQNYYDTFRTAFTDNSLKALSLSCPMLESVDLTFSGCSAMYTSEIGFTRKGLVSLIKSCPIRLIVLRGANFFNDKGMKALSSAPLLETLELVDCKAISNAGLRFIVRAPCLINLTLRLCDRVTNAGVSKLAHSQKLESLIIERCSRVSEQAVRGAARSVQVCTTQRAGKTVHNFVQLMKWPPKFVSSKPSFEVIKVLLTAECWLRYASLSSPYLSDLVFAWTFCCRYLPLCERICRGFWTAYRCTFLALVVYFPQVDVSEIQLPTWLGCKVFAAQIIKFCETDIAEVVVW